A region from the Mycoplasmopsis bovigenitalium genome encodes:
- a CDS encoding F0F1 ATP synthase subunit A, with translation MQKIKDGFWVWNQPQLLSLFVTILIIFIISLVVFIKIKKESKPDKAPSKTILVAETYVQLIDNNYDDVSGGKLPSARFYIFSVTTFLLVGNMLGLIGIDPIASSYSVTLTLGAITFFGIYVIGIWFQKWYFFLRYVKNPTEFLGQFSPLISLGLRMFGNIIGGAVIMASTYYAGGWLWGLIFPGPQLYFFSVILTPWMHLFFDVFGAAVQALIFTVLTTIYWTNEVDNNLPEKHNKSKRKVISLNKGIY, from the coding sequence ATGCAAAAAATTAAAGATGGATTTTGAGTTTGAAATCAGCCACAATTATTATCTTTATTTGTCACTATTCTAATTATTTTTATAATTTCACTTGTTGTTTTTATAAAAATCAAAAAAGAATCTAAGCCAGATAAAGCACCTAGTAAAACAATTTTAGTGGCCGAAACTTACGTTCAATTAATTGATAATAATTACGATGATGTATCAGGTGGAAAACTTCCTTCAGCTCGTTTTTATATCTTTTCTGTCACAACATTTTTACTTGTTGGGAATATGCTTGGTTTAATAGGAATTGACCCTATCGCATCATCATATTCAGTAACTCTAACGCTTGGAGCAATTACCTTTTTTGGTATTTATGTCATTGGAATATGATTCCAAAAATGATACTTTTTTCTACGATATGTTAAAAATCCAACCGAATTTCTTGGTCAATTTTCACCATTAATTTCACTTGGGTTAAGGATGTTTGGTAACATAATTGGTGGCGCTGTTATCATGGCTTCAACTTATTATGCTGGCGGTTGATTATGGGGATTAATTTTCCCAGGTCCACAACTTTACTTCTTCTCGGTTATTTTAACACCTTGAATGCATCTATTTTTTGATGTATTTGGAGCAGCTGTGCAAGCCTTAATTTTCACAGTATTAACAACAATTTATTGAACAAATGAAGTGGATAATAATTTGCCAGAAAAACACAATAAATCAAAAAGAAAAGTAATATCTTTAAATAAAGGTATTTATTAG
- the atpH gene encoding ATP synthase F1 subunit delta, with product MYQKANVDSYATALCELLIEDNYLNEGYNFFLNLSKQMENDNTFIDFLANQSLPKFQKFDQIDSIFNDLVKSQTIINFFKVIVEKNVFRLFKRIINNFIKIAENKLKIKRAKIFSAFELNNIQIEKFKQYLAKKYNSDIVIETDIDKSLISGFKIKVDNEIIEQNYALDLKKMGQIIVQKGEIDE from the coding sequence ATGTATCAAAAAGCAAATGTTGATAGTTATGCAACGGCGCTTTGCGAGTTACTAATTGAAGATAATTATTTAAACGAAGGCTATAATTTCTTTTTAAATTTGTCAAAACAAATGGAAAATGATAATACTTTTATTGATTTTTTAGCTAATCAATCATTGCCAAAATTCCAAAAATTTGATCAAATCGATTCAATTTTCAATGATTTGGTAAAATCACAAACTATAATCAACTTTTTTAAAGTTATTGTTGAAAAAAATGTTTTTCGACTATTTAAGAGAATTATCAACAACTTCATTAAGATTGCTGAAAATAAACTTAAAATTAAACGTGCAAAAATATTTAGCGCTTTTGAATTAAACAATATTCAAATTGAAAAATTCAAACAATATTTAGCAAAAAAATACAATTCAGATATTGTAATTGAAACTGACATTGATAAAAGCTTGATAAGCGGATTTAAAATTAAAGTTGACAATGAAATCATTGAACAAAACTATGCATTAGACTTGAAGAAAATGGGACAAATTATTGTTCAGAAAGGAGAAATTGATGAGTAA
- the atpE gene encoding ATP synthase F0 subunit C: MNKEGLIALAAGICMLGVIGTGLGQGLASGRAAEAVGRNPEAASKIRTIMIIGMALAETAAIYCFLISILLLFVFGK; this comes from the coding sequence ATGAATAAAGAAGGATTAATAGCTTTAGCTGCAGGAATCTGTATGCTAGGTGTAATTGGCACTGGTTTAGGTCAAGGTCTAGCATCAGGTCGTGCTGCTGAAGCGGTAGGTCGTAACCCGGAAGCTGCATCAAAAATTAGAACAATAATGATTATTGGTATGGCTTTGGCTGAAACAGCTGCAATTTACTGTTTTCTTATTTCTATTCTATTATTGTTTGTTTTTGGTAAATAA
- the atpF gene encoding F0F1 ATP synthase subunit B has product MHKTVSSILAEGSHAVVEPSEGFKEQFNKLWPSWPMMLATLVSLIIIMIILYFLMYKPVKKSLAARQKFIQDNIDKAKENNASSELVLAQVNQRLKQAHIEVDSLINDAKRRGDKVIEKYTDKAKAEANRIISEAKIDIEIQKQKFLKESKKHIASAATTLSEKILKQHVDSEIHNQIIDDFLTKNEDE; this is encoded by the coding sequence ATGCATAAAACCGTGTCTTCGATATTAGCAGAGGGTTCTCACGCAGTTGTTGAACCTTCTGAAGGTTTTAAAGAACAGTTTAATAAACTTTGACCTTCGTGACCAATGATGCTTGCAACATTGGTTTCGTTAATAATAATCATGATTATTTTGTATTTTTTAATGTATAAACCTGTTAAAAAATCTCTTGCTGCGCGTCAAAAATTTATTCAAGACAATATTGACAAAGCAAAAGAAAACAATGCAAGTTCAGAGTTAGTTTTAGCTCAAGTTAATCAACGTTTAAAACAAGCTCATATTGAAGTTGATTCTCTAATTAATGACGCAAAACGTAGAGGTGATAAAGTCATTGAAAAATACACAGACAAAGCCAAAGCTGAAGCAAATAGAATTATTTCTGAAGCTAAAATTGATATTGAAATACAGAAACAAAAGTTTCTAAAAGAAAGCAAAAAACACATAGCATCGGCTGCTACAACATTGAGTGAAAAAATATTAAAACAACACGTTGATTCAGAAATTCACAATCAAATTATTGACGATTTTTTAACTAAAAATGAGGATGAATAA